A section of the Mangifera indica cultivar Alphonso chromosome 12, CATAS_Mindica_2.1, whole genome shotgun sequence genome encodes:
- the LOC123192114 gene encoding probable beta-D-xylosidase 5 translates to MAKVFTFLVSFCLCIGLFAIPINARPSHHNHHHHHRHHKFTQKSDEDKTYLSHVYATETGSNFTHVCDPSRYKAVGLEMSNFAFCDSSLSYAARVKDLVDQMTLSEKVYQLGNLAYGVPRLGLPKYEWWSEALHGVSNVGPGTFYDDVVPGSTSFPTVISSTASFNESLWKKIGQAVSTEARAMYNLGRAGLTFWSPNINVVRDPRWGRALETPGEDPFVVGRYAVQYVRGLQDVEGHETNYTDLNTRPLKVSSCCKHYAAYDVDFWLGVDRTSFDARVQEQDMVETFLRPFEMCVKEGDVSSVMCSYNRVNGIPTCADPKLLRDTIRGEWDLHGYIVSDCDSIDVMVHKHKFLGDTNGDAVAQALKAGLDLDCGIFYTNFTGSAVQQGKVREGDIDKSLKYLYTVLMRLGYFDGSPNSQYKSLGKSDICTNENIELATDAARQGIVLLKNDNDTLPLDSSKFKKLAVVGPHANATAAMNGNYAGIPCRYISPVDGFKTYGEVNYAMGCGEVMCKNESFIFPAMEAAKHAEATIIVAGLDLSVEAESLDRVNLTLPGYQEKLIDLVAQSTLGPVILVIMSAGGVDISFAKDNPNIKSILWAGYPGEEGGQAIADVIFGKYNPGGRLPLTWFANDYVNLLPMTSMPLRPIDSLGYPGRTYKFYNGPTVYPFGFGLSYTKFNYNLTSAHTSINLNMNKFQHCRSIDYTDAAQMPACAGVLIDDMAWQDQFSFEVEVQNVGDRDGSEVVIVYSTPPQGIKASYIKQVIGFQRVFVAAGGVEKVKFDLNVCKSLAIVDYAANTLLPSGGHTITIGDSGNSFPFQVNLSR, encoded by the exons ATGGCGAAAGTGTTTACTTTCCTTGTATCTTTCTGTCTCTGCATTGGTTTATTTGCCATTCCTATTAATGCAAGACCATCCCATCAtaatcatcaccatcatcaccGTCATCATAAGTTTACTCAGAAGAGTGATGAGGATAAAACTTACTTGTCTCATGTATATGCTACTGAAACTGGAAGCAATTTCACCCATGTATGTGACCCTTCAAGATATAAAGCTGTTGGATTGGAAATGTCCAACTTTGCATTTTGTGATTCATCCCTTTCTTACGCTGCTAGGGTGAAGGATTTGGTGGATCAAATGACACTTTCTGAAAAGGTATACCAGCTAGGCAATCTTGCTTATGGTGTGCCTCGCCTGGGCCTGCCAAAGTACGAGTGGTGGTCTGAGGCTCTGCATGGTGTCTCCAATGTTGGCCCCGGCACATTCTATGACGACGTTGTTCCCGGCTCAACAAGTTTCCCCACCGTTATCAGCTCAACAGCTTCGTTCAATGAGTCATTGTGGAAAAAAATTGGTCAG GCTGTTTCAACAGAAGCTAGAGCCATGTACAATCTAGGGCGGGCTGGGCTAACATTTTGGAGTCCAAATATCAATGTAGTGAGAGATCCGAGATGGGGAAGAGCCTTAGAAACCCCAGGTGAAGATCCTTTCGTTGTTGGCAGGTATGCAGTGCAATATGTTAGAGGTCTTCAAGATGTGGAGGGACATGAAACAAATTACACTGATTTGAACACTAGACCTCTCAAAGTTTCTTCATGCTGCAAGCATTACGCTGCATATGATGTTGACTTCTGGCTTGGTGTTGATCGAACCAGTTTTGATGCAAGG gTGCAAGAGCAAGATATGGTGGAAACATTCCTTCGACCATTCGAAATGTGTGTTAAAGAAGGAGATGTTAGCAGTGTAATGTGCTCTTATAACCGTGTTAATGGCATACCAACTTGTGCTGATCCTAAACTTTTGAGGGACACCATTAGAGGAGAGTGGGATCTTCATGG ATACATAGTCTCAGATTGTGATTCAATCGATGTTATGGTGCATAAGCATAAGTTTCTTGGTGATACAAATGGAGACGCCGTGGCTCAGGCATTAAAAGCAG GTTTGGATTTGGATTGTGGCATCTTCTACACGAATTTCACTGGAAGTGCAGTGCAACAAGGAAAGGTCAGGGAAGGAGATATTGACAAGTCGTTGAAGTATCTTTACACTGTGCTAATGAGGCTAGGCTACTTTGATGGAAGCCCTAATTCCCAATATAAATCTCTTGGCAAGAGTGATATCTGCACAAATGAGAACATTGAGTTAGCCACAGATGCAGCGAGACAGGGAATTGTACTcttgaaaaatgacaatgacACTTTGCCTTTGGACTCTTCCAAGTTCAAAAAGCTAGCCGTGGTTGGGCCACATGCCAATGCCACAGCAGCAATGAATGGAAATTATGCAG GTATTCCATGTCGATATATATCTCCTGTTGATGGCTTTAAAACATATGGAGAAGTAAACTACGCAATGGGATGTGGTGAAGTTATGTGCAAGAATGAAAGCTTCATATTCCCGGCTATGGAAGCTGCAAAGCATGCTGAAGCTACCATAATAGTGGCTGGTTTAGATTTGTCTGTGGAGGCTGAGAGTTTGGATAGGGTGAATCTCACACTTCCTGGTTATCAAGAAAAACTCATCGATCTGGTAGCTCAATCTACCTTAGGTCCAGTTATTCTTGTTATAATGTCCGCAGGTGGTGTTGACATAAGCTTTGCTAAGGATAATCCAAATATCAAATCCATCTTGTGGGCTGGCTATCCTGGAGAGGAGGGTGGCCAAGCCATTGCTGATGTTATCTTTGGGAAATATAATCCTGGAGGAAGATTACCTCTTACATGGTTTGCAAATGACTATGTGAATCTGCTGCCAATGACATCTATGCCTTTGAGACCTATCGACAGCTTAGGCTATCCAGGCCGAACATATAAATTCTACAATGGCCCAACAGTGTATCCATTTGGATTTGGCCTCAGTTACACCAAGTTCAATTACAATTTAACATCTGCCCACACTTCAATCAACTTAAACATGAACAAGTTCCAGCATTGCCGCTCAATAGACTATACAGACGCCGCCCAGATGCCGGCATGCGCTGGAGTCCTGATTGACGACATGGCATGGCAGGATCAGTTTTCGTTTGAAGTTGAAGTTCAAAATGTAGGAGACCGAGATGGCAGCGAGGTGGTCATAGTTTACTCAACACCCCCACAAGGAATTAAAGCAAGTTATATCAAGCAAGTGATTGGTTTTCAGAGGGTGTTTGTGGCAGCAGGAGGCGTGGAGAAAGTTAAATTTGACCTCAATGTGTGCAAAAGCTTAGCCATTGTTGACTATGCTGCAAATACTCTATTGCCATCTGGTGGACACACTATCACCATTGGTGACAGTGGAAACTCATTCCCTTTTCAGGTCAATCTTAGCCGTTAG
- the LOC123193178 gene encoding mitochondrial inner membrane protease subunit 1-like: protein MGLRNNLGLFMSWANEGFDKSLLLAKIFSSVHIVHTYFCMLALTEGPSMLPTLNLTSTLVLAERLSPRFNKVGTGDVVIVRSPVFPRKVVTKRVLGVEGDRVTYVVDPKNSDKSETVVVPKGHVWIEGDNIYNSTDSRNFGAVPYGLVEARIFWKIWPPKEFGPLEKKAE from the exons ATGGGATTAAGAAATAATCTGGGTCTATTTATGAGCTGGGCCAATGAAGGATTCGACAAATCACTCCTTCTTGCGAAAATTTTCAGCTCTGTCCACATCGTCCACACTTATTTCTGCATGTTAGCTCTG ACGGAAGGTCCCAGCATGTTGCCCACTCTCAATTTAACGAGTACTCTCGTCCTGGCGGAGCGGCTCTCCCCACGCTTCAACAAAGTGGGTACTGGAGATGTTGTTATTGTGCGCTCGCCTGTGTTTCCTAGAAAGGTTGTCACGAAGCGCGTGCTTGGAGTGGAGGGTGATCGTGTTACATACGTTGTGGACCCAAAGAATAGTGACAAGTCGGAAACTGTTGTG GTTCCAAAGGGACATGTATGGATAGAGGGAGATAACATTTATAATTCCACTGACTCTAGGAATTTTGGGGCTGTTCCTTATGGTCTTGTTGAAGCCAGAATTTTTTGGAAG ATATGGCCACCTAAAGAGTTTGGCCCGCTGGAAAAGAAAGCAGAATAA